The Arvicola amphibius chromosome 6, mArvAmp1.2, whole genome shotgun sequence DNA window TACAGACCCTGGTCATAGAGTGCTGTAGCATAACTGAGTCGCAGTTCCAAGCCACTCTGCCTGCCCTGGACATCTGCTTCCAGCTTATAGCCCACAGTTATAATGGAAACTAGTTATCTGTATGTTTTATGGAGAAGCTACTGTTCCACACTGCCAGACTGAGAAAGTTCAGATAAGGATGGTACCACATGCCACAGTAGAGCCTTAGTGCTGGCTGCTGCCATTTCCTAGACCATGGGTGACTTCTCCAGGTCTGCCCTAAGTTGAGACAGGTATTGAGGGACCTAAAGCCATGAGGCCTGTTTCTCAAGCAATTTCACTGAGATTATATTCTTGGAATATTTCACTCTGGGACACAGTGGCCACTTGGCATTTGTAAAGGAGCTCTGTAGTTAATGTTGGGTGGgcatttatataaacatttacagaaatgttgagtaaagaaaatgttttgaattcCTTATCTTAACAAAAGTTTTAAGACATTTGATAGAGGAGTCATTTAATGTGTCTTGCAGAGTGAAAACTGGCCTTTATTATGCTCCCCTGGGCATTACGCCAACAAGATGACTTTGCCAGTAAAGCCACTTACTCTGCAGACATGGAAACCTAGTTCAACTCCCAGGAACCATGTTAAATTACAGGCTgaaaaccaactccacaaacTTGTGCACTGCCATGAGTGTTTACCCCCATCGCACACactaataaatgaaatttaaaataaagaattccCTGAGTCATCCTGGGACTAATTTTCCTAGTCTCATCTGCTGAACAGAGTCAGATGGGACATCCTGATGGAGATGAGTGACCTACCAGATCTGGACTAGATGGAAACCTGCAACCTAGCTTCCATGAAGGACAACATCTAATCTGAGTACAGATGAGAACCGTTGGGAGCCTCTGAACTGGATTTGTAGGGAGCTCTGAGTTCAGACACTAGTCAAACCTGCTTTAAAAATCACATGTACTCAGGCTGTGGTAAATTGTCCAGTATGGTTGAAGTGTACTTTACTTAAGAcaatttttaactaatttttagATTAGTAGTAATTTATCAGATACAAAAGAAGTCTGTTAACCTCAGAAAAAGACCAAAGTAATGATTCTTTCATGTATAACTGGTTGAATTACTGTGTATATTAGGCTTCTTTATAGACAAAGCATCATGTAGAATTCCTAATGTGACAAAGATGGTGTCCTCCATAAAGGAAATTTCCATCACCCACATTCTCTAACACTCTAACactgactctcctcagtgagccagatgcgatgaagctccggcccactagaatcttcccggtaaggcaccacttcgtggtgctacacagattattaaatatgggttagccaagatgtgagtaagaggctgaaactaatgggccaggcaatgtttaaatgaatacagtttgtgtgttgttatttcggggtataagctagccatgtggccgagagccaggcgggatgaaaagcaggcctgcccgcaacaCCCCACTacagaacaaaaaacaatagAATGGGATCCCCAAGCTGTGTGATTATCCTGGACTACACTGCTTCTGGAGCTCCAGCCAACCATAGAATGATTCATTCTCCTGCACATCTTTGGTTTGAGAATTAAATACACTAAGGATAATTGAAAAGGGTGTTGgcctatttgaaatataaatagataaacagaTTTGGAAAGCTTCCCCATGAGAAGTGGATTTAAAATTATAAGCACACTAAAAGCATGTCCTCAGTGTTGTGAGGAAAAATCACTCAAAGCTTATTTTGATCCCAGCGCTTCTGCCTCCACAGATAGCAAAAAACTCATCACCGGGTCCTAAACAAATGGGTGTTGAAATCCTGGGAACAAGTGGGCTGTGTGCTGATGGAGACACACTAGCAACCCCACAAACTCAGCACATTTATTATATGCAATCAAggatacacacagtgcacatacactcCCTACACTAGggcttccattcccagtaccAGAAGCAACCTTATCCTACTTATGGGCAAAGGCAAAGTCTGGCATCCAGGTCATAGAGGAAGAGGGTTGAAAATAGACCCATCAGGTTCTTGTAGCAAAGGAAACTTTCTTCAGCTGTCTTTTGGCCCTGAGCGCGGGACAAAGTTGCTTGAATCTGTCTCTGAGTATTGTCATGGAGTCATAGCATTCCAGAGAGGCAGGATACATCTCCTGGGTCAGCTGCTCAGTTTGGCTGTGTGATGTAGAAGGTTCTTCGGGATAAGCAGAGAGATATCATTCTGACAGAAATTGACCTTGGTAAGCTGGGACACTGGCTCAGGGCAGGCATGATCACATTGAAATGGAAGTCCCTCATGCCACACTCCTCCAATTCCAGGGTTTGCAGGGTACTTGTGATTCTATCTAAGAGAACCCAAAGGGGCTTAGGGCATAAAGCAGATAGCACTACATTGCTCAGGTTCAGATGTCTGAGCTCACAGATGTTCAGGCTCTGGTTCAGGTAACCCAAGTCTGACTGTGAGAGCCAGCAGCAAGTGATGGACAGGGTCTCCAAGGGGGTATTCAGGTACCTAGGGAGAGATCAAGGGATTAGTTAGGCCAGATGGTATTTGTGAAGTGTGTGAAGATTTCTCATCTGCCCCACATAAGGAAAAATGGGTGACATGTGTTCAAGCCACCACTGATTTAGCTGCAGCTCCAGGATACGGTCTACATCTACAATTTTGAAGGTCTCTATGGCCGTATGGACAGACGAATCCCAAATCTTCAGCTTtttgcagcataaataaatgaaatcttttcACTGCTAGGCCCACTGCAACAAGAATCCGTCACATTCACTGAAAGTGGCCTTCACGATTTCAAGATCAGTTACTATCATTGGCTGCTTTTCACTCATGGGTGGTGAGCAGTCACCTCCATGGTTCCAGCCCTAAAGCTCCAGAAGTCAAAGCGTACATTCATCAAGTCAAGCACTCTGAGTTTTGACATCCTGTTTGTAAAACAGGAAGAAATCCCAGAAGATAAAACAAGATACACTGTACAGTCTACTTCTTATCCACATCTCATATCTGCTTTCCCTTCCAAGTCTTTGCTTTTTCCCTTTGCCTGGTATCAATCCCAAGGTCTCATACTCAGTGAAAATGGGTCGTTGCCATCTCTAGCCCAGTTTCATTTCCCTCCATTCCATTCCCATCAACCCCTGCCTCATTCCACCTGTGTCTGGGAGCCTGACAGGGAGAGGCCTACTCCTCAGTGGCTATGTCTACTCTTGTGTCCTCCACATTTGCCATCGTATGCCCAGAGGGAGTACTCCCTGTCCCCAGTGTTGCTTCTCTGCACGTGCAGAGCCATCCTCATCCTACCTGGGTCATGCTTACCTGGGATGAACCTTCCCTGTAATCAACTCATCTAGTCCATCAAGCAGAGCTTCCAAAGTCTCCAGGTGGGGGGGTCCTTTATCAGGGCTCCTGCAGGAAAGCATGGGAATGGCCAGGCAGGCACCATGGCCCTCAGGAAGTTTGTACGTCTATTAGTGAAGGCACCCTCAAATATTGTTGGGAACAGCGCTACAGGCGGGTCCTTCAGAGTAGAAATGAACAAGGCCTCCTCCCTCAGTGGGCCTCTATCTTGCCAGCTACATGAGTCTGGGTGGGGCCTGGTCACCCAGCCTGACTGGTTTTCAGAAATAATGATCCTGATTATTTCTGGCAGCAAAGATACCATTCACAAAACTTAGGAAGTCTTTCTTCTTCTCATGCAAGGACCTCTCTGGGCAAGATCATGCTGTGGTGATTATTGAAAACCTTCAAGGGCCTGCCTTGAAGACTTTCACTCTGGGTTCAAAAAGAGAAGCCACAATAAGCATAGAAACGAAAGTTTGATAGCTGTAGAAAAAGAATCTTCTCTCACACTGTCTTTCTATTCATgtgctctttattttttccttcctaataatttataatttatttgctCTAATTCTCTGTCTCATTTCTTAGTCCAATTCTCTGTTATAATATGGTTTCAATTTATTCTTGTTCTAATTACtatacattatttctttttattcttcttctccatcttatttcttCTCAATCTATTTATTCTGCCATTAGAAATTCCCAAgcatcatatatatcatatactatCATACTATCATTATACACTATCAACTTGttagcaataaaaaaatactacAAGGAAAATTCTCAGGGACATAGGCATTCTTTTAAGACATGTTGCAAAACTTATCACCTACTTTGTAGCTACCCACAGCTGTAACTGTGAAGATGTCCTGGCTGTCTTTTaaagggagaaaactaaactaTTGAGAGATCTAAGGAAAAGGCAAAGGTTATGTGCATTATTTTACAATTCTTAAGTGTGAATAATAATATCTGGACATGGTTAGTCAGTTAGATGCTATTGGTCTTTTGAAAGGCTATGATAGAACAAAGACAGACATGCAATACTGCTCTAAGTCATCATAAATCCTCTGAAggaagccaggtgatggtggtgcccatctttaatccctgcactcaagaggcagaggc harbors:
- the LOC119817533 gene encoding LOW QUALITY PROTEIN: oogenesin-1-like (The sequence of the model RefSeq protein was modified relative to this genomic sequence to represent the inferred CDS: inserted 2 bases in 2 codons) codes for the protein MSPDKGPPHLETLEALLDGLDELITGKVHPRYLNTPLETLSITCCWLSQSDLGYLNQSLNICELRHLNLSNVVLSALCPKPLWVLLDRITSTLQTLELEECGMRDFHFNVIMPALSQCXQLTKVNFCQNDISLLIPKNLLHHTAKLXQLTQEMYPASLECYDSMTILRDRFKQLCPALRAKRQLKKVSFATRT